TATTCTTATACTATGAGTTCCATTTTCTAAAAAAGCTTGTCTTGTTTTCATACTTTCTAGTATTCCTTAGTGACCTTTTTTTGCCTAAATCTTTTTTAGTTCCACATTGATTTAACATATATTTAACACAACTTTCAGACTTATGTGCATTTAATTGATCCATTACAAATATGTATTTATCATTATGGACAAGAGAAATTACATTTGATATATGTTTTAATTTCTATTCACGTGATTTAAATCCACCATCTTTAGACGGTATAAGCTTTTAGCTTTTTAAGAAAATGTAAATATGATCATACTAATTACAAAGGCAAGGAATTAGTAATGGATGAGTACAATAAGGGCAGTCAACTGTATATGACATAAAATATCGTGCTATATGCATAACAAAATACGGACATAAAGTATTGCAAAAACTGATATCTTCAAGATTACGAGAACCAATTCGGCAACATTTGTGGTTAGGAGGATACTTTTGTGCAAAGAGATGTTTTTGAAGTGATTTGTATAAAACAAAGATTGTTAAAAAAATAGTTATTCTTTCAATAGCAAAAAAAAAAGCTTATAATAAAATAGAATACTGATTGCGACTATAATCTACAAAGGTTTACAAAGAATCTTTTATATTAAGTTTGATAAAGAGAGTAATATTTTAAGAGGTGTGATAATAATGAAAACTGAGCAAGGATTAGTAATTGAAGTGGATAACGATATTGCAAAAATAAGAGTTGGGAGGCATAGTGATTGTAAAAATTGTGGTGCTTGCCCAGGTGATAATAGTATAATTATAAGTGCAAATAATACAGTAGGAGCAAAACCTGGACAAAGAGTAGCTTTTGAAATGAAGGATGTAAATGTTTTAAGAGCAGCCTTTATTGTGTTCATTTTTCCATTGATTGCTGCATTTATAGGTGTATTATTAGGAATGTTTATTGGAGATTATCTTCAACAAGATGGATTTTATTATGAGATATTTGGAGGAATAATAACTTTTGCATTATCTTTGGTATTTGTAAAAGCATTTGATAAAGCTGAAAAAGCAAGCGCTAAGTCACAACCTGTGATTATTGAAATTTTATAAAAGATAACTAGTATTATTAAAATGAACAAAACGAAATAAATAAATCATAATTTTGAGTAAAAATTTATGAACATATCCAAAATAGAATTTATATTCTCACTTTTTTTATTTATCAAACTGATAGAAGGATTATTTTTTGCAATAAATTTAATAAGTATATGTAATAAGTTGTTAATTGAAAAATTTGTGAGGTGATCATTAATGTTAAAAAGTTTTCTTGGAGGAATTCATCCTAAAGACAGCAAAGCATACTCTTCTGAAAAATCTATTGAAATTCCGCCATTACCTTCAACTGTTATCATTCCTATGAGTCAGCATATAGGTGCTCCTTGCGTTCCGGTGGTAAAAGTTGGGGATAAAGTAAAAAAAGGACAAGTTATAGGGCAAAGTGATGCTTTTATGCATAGCCCAATTCATTCATCAATTTCCGGAGAGGTTATCAAAGTTGAAGATATGCCACATACTTCGTTGGTAAAATGCCTGTCTGTTGTTATAAAAAATGACGGATTAGATGAATGGGCTGAAGGTATTCCAATGCAACGTGATTGGGATAAGCTAGAGACTCAAGAAATAAAAGACATAATAAAGGGTGCTGGAATAGTTGGAATGGGAGGAGCTACTTTTCCTACTCATATAAAGCTTTCGCCAAGTCCAGATAAGAAAATTGATACTTTTATTTTAAATGCTGCTGAATGCGAACCTTATTTAACAGCAGATTATAGAATGATGCTTGAATATGCTGACCGTATAGTAACTGGAGTAAAAATACTTATGAAAACTCTTGGGGTTACTAAAGGTTTTGTTGGAATAGAAAATAATAAACCTAAAGCTGTTGAAGTTATGAAAGAAGCTTTTAAAGGTACTTCTATTGAAGTTGTAGCACTGCCTACTAAGTATCCACAAGGTGCAGAAAAAATGTTGATAAAAGTACTTACTGACCGTGAAGTTCCTCAAGGTGGATTACCAATGGATGTAGGGGTTGTTGTACAAAATGTTGGTACAGCTGTAGCAGTATGCGATGCGGTAGTTAATGGAATTCCACTTATTGAAAGAGTTACTACAGTATCTGGTGATGCTATAAAAGAACCTAAAAACTTATTGTTAAGAATAGGGACAACCTTTAAAGATGCAATTGACTATTGTGGAGGTTATGAGAAAACTCCTAAAAAAATAATTATGGGAGGTCCAATGATGGGCTTTGCTCAATTCACGACCGATGTACCAGTAATTAAAGGTGTGTCAGGGATATTGGCATTAAGTAAGGATAAAGTAAATACTGGAGAAGAATACAATTGTATTAGATGTGGTAGATGTGTTGAAGCATGTCCTATGGGATTGGTACCTAGTATGTTAAGCATACTTGGAGAACGTCATAAATTCCAAGAAGCAAAAGAAGAATATGGTTTATTAAATTGTATAGAATGTGGAAGTTGTGTTTACACATGTCCTGCAAAGCGTAATATCGTTCAATATATAAGATATTCAAAAGCGCTAAATGCAGCACAGGCACAAAAAAAGTAGAGGAAGAAGGGTTAAAATGAGTTCCGAAGTAGTAGTAAAAGATACTAAAACACAAGATATTAAACCAAAAGGAATTGAAGTTCAGGAAGAAAAATTCACTGTTTCAGCATCACCTCATATTAGATGTGATGAATCAATTTCAAAAATAATGTGGAATGTAAATTTAGCTTTAGCGCCAGCTGCTATTTTTTCAATATTTTATTTTGGTTTTCCAGTACTAATTAATTTAATTGTAGGAGGAGCTTCAGCGGTTGCTTTTGAATATTTGGTACAAAAGTTCCAAAAAAAGAGAATTACAGCTTTTGATGGAAGTGCATGTTTAACTGGTGTGCTTTTAGCAATGTGTGTTTCACCAAGTCTGCCTGTATATATGATAATAGCTGGTTCATTTGTATCTATAGTAATAGCTAAACACTCTATGGGTGGATTAGGATACAATATTTTCAACCCAGCTCATATTGGAAGAGCCGCATTAATGGTATCTTGGCCAGTAGCAATGACTACATGGACTAAGATGACAACCTCTGTAGATGTAGTTAGTAGTGCTACACCATTAAACATATTAAAGCAACAAGGATATGCTAAGTTAATTGAAACCTTTGGAAGTAATATGGACATGTATAAAGCTATGTTCCTTGGCACAAGAAATGGAAGTGCAGGAGAAACTTCAACTATTTTACTTGTCTTAGGCGGAATTTTTCTTATATATAAAGGATATATTAAGTGGCAAGTTCCAGTTTGTATGATAGGAACAGTTGGGCTAGTAACTTGGATTTTTGGACCAGCAGGTTTATTTACTGGTGACCCAATATTTCATATGATGGCTGGAGGATTAATTATAGGTGCATTTTTCATGGCAACGGATATGGTAACTGCTCCAATAACTTTAAAAGGTCAGATAATTTTTGCTGTAGGGGCAGGACTTATAACTTCTTTAATTAGATTGTTAGGTGGATATCCAGAAGGTGTTTGCTACTCACTTTTATTAATGAATGCAGTAACACCATTGATTGATCGTTTTGTTAAGCCAAAACAATTTGGAGCAAGGGGGTAGAGAAATGTCCAATGAACATACTATTAAAAAGGAATATTCAATTTTTGAGATAGCAATAAATTTAGTAATAACTTGTTTAGTTTCTGGGTTAATAATAGGACTAGTATATTATGTTACTGCACCAATTGCAGCTCAAAAGAGAGAAATATCAAAACAAGAATCTATGAAAGCCTTGGTTAGTGATGCAGATAGTTTTAAAGCAGTATCAGGAAAAACTGAGTGGTTTACAGCTGAGAAGGCTGGGAAAATTGTTGCCTACGTGGTTCCAGGTGAAAGCAAAGGATATGGTGGAGAAATTAAAATGCTTGTAGCTATTAAGCCATCTGGAGAGGTAATAGATTATAAGATTTTGGCACATAATGAAACACCAGGTCTTGGAGATAATGCCTCAAAAGAGCCTTTTAGAAGTCAATTTAAAGGAAAGAAGGAGCAAAATTTAACAGTCACAAAAGATGCTTCTGATAAAGAGGATATTCAAGCTATGACAGGAGCAACAATATCATCTAAAGCAGTAACATTAGCTGTTAAAAATGCTGTCCATGAAGTGACAGAATTTGCAGGAGGTAAGTAATATGAAGGAAAAGTGGAAAATTTTTAGCAAAGGTTTATATGATGAAAATCCAATATTTATACTATGCTTAAGTCTTTGTCCTGCATTAGCTGTTACATCATCAGTAATAAATGCACTAACAATGGGCATATGTGTAACATTTGTTATCTCTTCAAATAATGTTGTGGTATCACTCACAAGAAAATTTGTAAATCCAAAGGTTAGAGTACCAGTATATATTACCTTTATAGCAACTATAGTAACCCTTGTGGAACTTATATTACAGGCAATTTCACCAGAATTATATAGTGCTCTTGGAATTTATTTGGACTTAGTAGTTGTTTTTGCAATAATATTAGCTAGAGCTGAAGTATTTGCATCAAAAAATAAAGTATTACCATCCTTCCTTGATGGTTTTGGTATGGGATGTGGGTTCACCCTAGCAATGCTTGCTATATCTGTAATAAGAGAACTTTTAGGAAGTGGATCAATTCTTGGGTATAGAGTTCTTGGAGAGTGGTATAATGCTCCATTAATTATGATTTTGCCAGCTGGTGCATTCATATTAATTGGCTATATGATAGGAGCAATTAAACTTCATAGTGAGCATAAAGAAGCCAAAAAAACAGAAGGAAGTGAAGCATAATGAAGGAATATTTTACATTGTTTGTAGGTTCATTACTTGTAAACAATTTTGTATTAACAAAATTTGTAGGTCTTTGCATATTTTTTGGAGTTTCTAAGAGTTTAGATGCATCCATAGGGATGGGGATGGCAGTTACTTCAGTTATAACACTTAGTTCAGCCTTAGCTTGGGTAGTATATAATTTTGTACTTGCACCTTTAGGGTTGACCTTTTTAAGGACAATTGTCTTTGTAATACTTATAGCAAGTTTTGTACAATTGTTAGAAGTAATTATTAAAAAACAAGCACCTACATTATATAGTATGTGGGGAATTTATCTTCTTCTAATAGCAACAAACTGTATAGTATTATCTGTACCAATCTTAAGTATTGATTCAGGATATTCATTCCCTAAAAGTGTAGTATTCTCAATAGGTTCAGGTATGGGCTTCTCACTTGCTTTAATACTAATGGCAAGCTTAAGAGAAAAATTGGTTTATGCAGATGTACCAAAGCCTTTACAAGGAACAGGGATTGCATTTGTATTGGCAGGTATGTTGGCATTGGCATTCCTAGGATTTTCAGGAATGATATAAAGGAGTTGAGTGTAAATTATGTTTACTGCAATAATGGTTATAATTGTATTGGGTGGAATTGGAGCAGTATTTGGTCTTATTCTTGCCTATGCAAATAAAAAATTCGCAATGGAGGTAAATCCTCTTATTCATGAAGTTGAAGATATACTTCCTAAAGGACAATGTGGTGCATGTGGATATGCAGGATGTGCAGCATATGCAGAAGCTGTTGTTGAAAATCCAGATGTTGCTCCAAATTTATGTGTTCCTGGTAAAGATGCAGTGGCAAAGCTTGTAGCTGAAATCACAGGAAAAGCTGCTGAAAAAGTTGAGCCAAGAATTGCTCATGTTAGATGTAAAGGAACGATTGATAAGGCAACTTTAAGTTATAGCTACGAAGGAGTAAAAGACTGTAAAGCTGCAAGTTTAGTTCAAGGAGGTCCTAAGGGCTGTAAACATGGGTGTCTTGGATTTGGTACTTGCGTAAGCGTTTGTCCATTTGGTGCTATGACAATGGGAGAAAATGGATTACCAATTGTAAACAAGGAAAAATGTACTGGATGTAGAAAATGTGAAGAATCATGTCCAAAGAATGTAATTCAAATGATAGGAATTAACAGTCATGTAAAAGTTGATTGTAATTCTAAGGACAAGGGAGCTATTGCTAGAAAATTATGTACTGCTGCATGTATAGGCTGTGGGCTTTGTGCAAAAAATTGCAGCTATGGAGCAATTGAAATTAAAAATAATCTTGCAGTAGTAAATACTCAAATATGTGTTGAGAAATGCAGTGAAGCAACTTGTTTAGCAAAATGTCCAACAGGGGCAATAAAAATTGCAAACTAATAAAAATATAGATATCTAACACGAGAATTAGATTTATGCACCAATTACCGAAATCCAATACATTTGTCTTCTGCAGGACTAGTGAAATTTTCGCTGGAAGGTTCTAAATGTGAGCTTGCCGTCATTTCAGCGTGTTCCAGATGTAAAATCCGGACGAGCTGAAATGAAACAAGCTCCCATTAAGAACCTTCAACAGCTCAATTTCACATGCCTGCTCCAGAAAAATGTATCAGATTTCTAGTGTAGTGTTACGATTATAATTTCTCAAAAGTGGATTTATATCCCGTCTATAAGTTTGATTATTAATTATGATATCTATATTAATATTGAATTTTGAAAATTAAATAAAAGACTAGTAATAAGTGAGAAGTTAAAAATGCTGAATTAAAAGTAATACTTTTCACTTATTACTTTTATACAGAAAATATAGTGCAATTAACAATGTATAGTTTAGAGTTTATACCCTTTATGGGTAGTTTGTGACCAATGAATGATGAAAGCTCCAAAGGAGAAAGTTCATGTTTCCAAATGTAAAATTTGGATATTTACTTTTTGGACACTTACTTTTCCTTCAGAATTTCTATTGATCAATGTAGAATTTTTATCAGAACTTATATATTAAAAAAATTAATAAATTGGGTAAAGGGAAGAGTGCATATGGAAAATTACATCAAAGAATCGCATACAAGATCTATTAAAATGGGAATACTATCAAGAAATTTATATAGTGCTAAGATAGTAAAAGGAGAAGAGCTTCGAGATATACTCGATAGAAATAAGAATCTTATTTTAGTGGCAACTCCCTTCATGAATCGCTTGTATAATTTTGTTAAGGAGTCTGAGTTCTTTGCAACATTATGTGATAATGAAGGCTGCATACTAAATGTAATAGGAAATGAAAAAATATTGAGTGAAGCTACAAAACTAAAAATGATACAGGGAGCATATATGGATGAGGCTCACATTGGAACAAATGCAATGAGCTTAGCAATATCAAAAAAGTCTCCAGTTCAGATTTCAGGGGAAGACCATTTTATTGAAGCATATCATAAGTGGACATGTTCAGCTGCACCAATTAAAGATATAAATGGAGAAATAATTGGATGTATTGATTTGACAGGCTATAAAGGAAATGCTCATCCACATACCTTAGGAATGGTTGTTGCAGCAGCCGATGCTATAGAAACTATGCTTGAGATTAGCAAATATAATTCAATGCTTGAGATTTCAAAAAGACGTTTAGAGACTACTTTTAATTCAATTTCTTCAGGAATTTTAACCTGTGATTTATTAGGGAATATAACTACAATGAATAGTTATGCAGTCAAGCTGTTTGGAAGTACCAGGCATGAAATTAAAAAAATGAAAGTTTCTGATTTTCTTCAAAATTGGGAAGAAATAATTCAACATATTAATATTAAGAGAGATTTTATTAATGAAGATTTACATATTAATGCAAAAATTAATAAATTGCAGTGCACACTTACTTTGTACCCAATATATGATCAAGAAATG
The window above is part of the Clostridium saccharoperbutylacetonicum N1-4(HMT) genome. Proteins encoded here:
- a CDS encoding SoxR reducing system RseC family protein, whose protein sequence is MKTEQGLVIEVDNDIAKIRVGRHSDCKNCGACPGDNSIIISANNTVGAKPGQRVAFEMKDVNVLRAAFIVFIFPLIAAFIGVLLGMFIGDYLQQDGFYYEIFGGIITFALSLVFVKAFDKAEKASAKSQPVIIEIL
- the rsxC gene encoding electron transport complex subunit RsxC; translated protein: MLKSFLGGIHPKDSKAYSSEKSIEIPPLPSTVIIPMSQHIGAPCVPVVKVGDKVKKGQVIGQSDAFMHSPIHSSISGEVIKVEDMPHTSLVKCLSVVIKNDGLDEWAEGIPMQRDWDKLETQEIKDIIKGAGIVGMGGATFPTHIKLSPSPDKKIDTFILNAAECEPYLTADYRMMLEYADRIVTGVKILMKTLGVTKGFVGIENNKPKAVEVMKEAFKGTSIEVVALPTKYPQGAEKMLIKVLTDREVPQGGLPMDVGVVVQNVGTAVAVCDAVVNGIPLIERVTTVSGDAIKEPKNLLLRIGTTFKDAIDYCGGYEKTPKKIIMGGPMMGFAQFTTDVPVIKGVSGILALSKDKVNTGEEYNCIRCGRCVEACPMGLVPSMLSILGERHKFQEAKEEYGLLNCIECGSCVYTCPAKRNIVQYIRYSKALNAAQAQKK
- a CDS encoding RnfABCDGE type electron transport complex subunit D, with product MSSEVVVKDTKTQDIKPKGIEVQEEKFTVSASPHIRCDESISKIMWNVNLALAPAAIFSIFYFGFPVLINLIVGGASAVAFEYLVQKFQKKRITAFDGSACLTGVLLAMCVSPSLPVYMIIAGSFVSIVIAKHSMGGLGYNIFNPAHIGRAALMVSWPVAMTTWTKMTTSVDVVSSATPLNILKQQGYAKLIETFGSNMDMYKAMFLGTRNGSAGETSTILLVLGGIFLIYKGYIKWQVPVCMIGTVGLVTWIFGPAGLFTGDPIFHMMAGGLIIGAFFMATDMVTAPITLKGQIIFAVGAGLITSLIRLLGGYPEGVCYSLLLMNAVTPLIDRFVKPKQFGARG
- a CDS encoding RnfABCDGE type electron transport complex subunit G, which translates into the protein MSNEHTIKKEYSIFEIAINLVITCLVSGLIIGLVYYVTAPIAAQKREISKQESMKALVSDADSFKAVSGKTEWFTAEKAGKIVAYVVPGESKGYGGEIKMLVAIKPSGEVIDYKILAHNETPGLGDNASKEPFRSQFKGKKEQNLTVTKDASDKEDIQAMTGATISSKAVTLAVKNAVHEVTEFAGGK
- the rsxE gene encoding electron transport complex subunit RsxE translates to MKEKWKIFSKGLYDENPIFILCLSLCPALAVTSSVINALTMGICVTFVISSNNVVVSLTRKFVNPKVRVPVYITFIATIVTLVELILQAISPELYSALGIYLDLVVVFAIILARAEVFASKNKVLPSFLDGFGMGCGFTLAMLAISVIRELLGSGSILGYRVLGEWYNAPLIMILPAGAFILIGYMIGAIKLHSEHKEAKKTEGSEA
- a CDS encoding electron transport complex protein RnfA, with product MKEYFTLFVGSLLVNNFVLTKFVGLCIFFGVSKSLDASIGMGMAVTSVITLSSALAWVVYNFVLAPLGLTFLRTIVFVILIASFVQLLEVIIKKQAPTLYSMWGIYLLLIATNCIVLSVPILSIDSGYSFPKSVVFSIGSGMGFSLALILMASLREKLVYADVPKPLQGTGIAFVLAGMLALAFLGFSGMI
- the rnfB gene encoding RnfABCDGE type electron transport complex subunit B gives rise to the protein MFTAIMVIIVLGGIGAVFGLILAYANKKFAMEVNPLIHEVEDILPKGQCGACGYAGCAAYAEAVVENPDVAPNLCVPGKDAVAKLVAEITGKAAEKVEPRIAHVRCKGTIDKATLSYSYEGVKDCKAASLVQGGPKGCKHGCLGFGTCVSVCPFGAMTMGENGLPIVNKEKCTGCRKCEESCPKNVIQMIGINSHVKVDCNSKDKGAIARKLCTAACIGCGLCAKNCSYGAIEIKNNLAVVNTQICVEKCSEATCLAKCPTGAIKIAN